Below is a window of Tsuneonella deserti DNA.
ACGCGCGTTCGCGCTTGCGGGCTCCCGATGCGGGGGCCCGTTTGCTTGTGCGTCTTTCATATGGTGTGTTAGCCGACTATATCTCCTGAAATGAGCGTGGATACCATCCGCAAGCGGGCCGACTTTCTTGCGGCGAATCGCGGGATCCGGGTCGCGCGGCCGGGTTTCGTGCTGCTGGCCCATCCCAACGGCGGGCGCGGAGCGCGGTTTGGCGTCACCGTGACCAAGAAGATCGGCAACGCGGTTGTGCGCAACCGGATGAAGCGTCGCTTCCGCGAATTGCTGCGCGCGGTCCTGCCGGCGCGAGGGCTTGCCGATCACGATCACGTCCTGATCGGCCGCGATGGCGGCGTAGAACGCGATTTCGACAAGCTTCGCGCGGAGCTGGACGAAGCGCTCGCGCGTGCTGCGGCGGGCCAGGGCGATCCGCCGCGACGCCGCAGGCCCACCGGCCGATGAGGCAGCTCCTCGTCCTTGTCGCCCGCGCGTGGCAATGGGGGCCCAGCCGGGTGCTGCCGCCAAGCTGCCGCTACGCGCCCAGCTGCTCTGCCTACGCTATCGAGGCGCTCGAAAAGCACGGGGCATTGAGGGGTGGATGGATGGCATTGAAGCGTATAATGCGCTGCCACCCGTGGGGCGGGCACGGCTACGATCCGGTGCCGTGAAAGCAATTCGCCTCCAGATGACGACACGAACGGAATCATCCTCTTGAACAACCAGCGCAACCTTTTCCTCGCCGTGGTGCTGTGCGGCCTGCTGCTGTTCGGCTGGGAAGCCGGGATGAAGTGGTTCTATCCTGCGCCGGCCGTGCCAGCGAAGGAGAAGGTGGAAACCTCCGCAGCCCCGGCGCCGGGCGATGAGCCCGCGAAGATCAAGCGCACCCGTGAAGGCGGCCTGACCGATCCGGCGGCCGAAGCGCTCGAGCAGCGCGACCTTGCGACCGTCCTGAAGAGCCCGCAGCGCGTGCGCATCGCCGCGCCGGAGATCGCCGGCTCGATCGACCTCGTGGGCGCTCGCATCGACGACCTGACGCTGACGACCCATCGCCAGACGGTCGAAAAGAATTCGGGCCCCGTCCGCCTGTTCAGCCCATCGGGCACTCCGGCGCAGCATTTCGCGCAGTTTGGCTGGATCGGCACCGGGGTGAAGGTGCCCGACGGCAACACCGTCTGGCAGGCGACAGGCGGCCCGCTCGCCCCCGGCAAGCCGGTCATGCTGACGTGGGACAACGGCCAGGGCCAGCGTTTCGGCATCGAGTTCACGATCGACGACAAGTACCTGATTACTGCCAAGCAGACGGTCGCCAACCTCGCGCCGGGCGCGGTGGTGGTTCGGCCCTATGCGGTGATCAACCGGACCAGCGCCACAGCCAGCCTCGACCAGTGGACCATCCATTCCGGGCCGGTGGGCTATTTCGGGACCGGGGTCGATTTCGGCACCGACTATGACGACATCGCGGAAGCCGGCCGGATCACGCCCGAAGGCAAGGCCGGCTGGATCGGCTTCACCGACATCTACTGGCTTTCCGCGCTTGTCCCGCAATCCAACGCGGAGGTCGACGCCGACTTCCGCGGGCTCGGCAAGGACTTGTTCCGTGCCGACGTGATCTACGATCCGCTGACCGTCACGACCGGCCGCCAGATCGCCCGCACGACGCAGCTATTCGCCGGCGCCAAGGAAAGCGCGGTTCTCTCCTCCTATGCCGAAAACGGCATTACCGGGTTCGACAATGCGATCGACTGGGGCTGGTTCGGCATAATCGAGAAGCCAATCCTGTGGCTGCTGCGCACGCTTTACGGACTTGTCGGCAACTTCGGCCTCGCAATCATCCTGCTGACGCTGATCGTGCGCGGGGCGATGTTCCCGATCGCGCAGAAACAGTTCGCCAGCATGGCCGCGATGCGCGCGGTCCAGCCGAAAATGAAGGCGATCCAGGAACGCTACAAGGACGACAAGCCGCGCCAGCAGCAGGAGATCATGGCGCTTTACAAGACGGAAGGCGTCAATCCGCTCGCCGGGTGCCTGCCGATCCTGCTGCAAATTCCGATCTTCTTCGGCCTGTACAAGGTGCTGATGCTGGCGATCGACATGCGCCACAAGCCGTTCGCGTTGTGGATTCGCGACTTGTCGGCGCCCGATCCGGCGCACATCCTCAACTTGTTCGGTCTGCTGCCGTTCACGCCGCCCAGCTTCCTGGCGATCGGCGTGCTGGCGGTGCTCCTCGGCATCACGATGTGGGCGACCTTCCGGCTCAATCCGCAGGCGATGGACCCGATCCAGCAGCAGATGTTCTCGATCATGCCCTGGGTGCTGATGTTCGTCATGGCGCCGTTCGCGGCGGGCCTTCTGATCTACTGGATCACCTCCAACATCCTGACGCTGGCGCAGCAGAAGTACCTTTATTCGAAGCATCCGCAGCTTCGGGCGCAGGCCGACAAGGACAAGACCAACCGTGAACGCGCCGCCGCGCGCGATGCAAAGGCAAAGGGGTGACCGACGACGAAGCCGCAGCCGCCGCTGAACTTGAGGAGCGCGCGCGCAAGCTGCTGACGGGGCGGGTGGAATTCCTGCTGTCGGCCCCGCAGCTCAAGTTCCTTCCCGACCCGGTGGTGCCCGAGATCGCCTTCGCGGGCCGTTCGAACGTCGGCAAAAGCTCGCTGCTCAACGCGCTGACCGGGCGCAAGTCGCTCGCGCGCGCTTCGGTGACGCCGGGGCGCACGCAGGAGCTCAATTTCTTCGAAGTCGGCGACCCGCTCGAACTACGCCTGGTGGACATGCCAGGCTATGG
It encodes the following:
- the rnpA gene encoding ribonuclease P protein component yields the protein MSVDTIRKRADFLAANRGIRVARPGFVLLAHPNGGRGARFGVTVTKKIGNAVVRNRMKRRFRELLRAVLPARGLADHDHVLIGRDGGVERDFDKLRAELDEALARAAAGQGDPPRRRRPTGR
- the yidD gene encoding membrane protein insertion efficiency factor YidD; translation: MRQLLVLVARAWQWGPSRVLPPSCRYAPSCSAYAIEALEKHGALRGGWMALKRIMRCHPWGGHGYDPVP
- the yidC gene encoding membrane protein insertase YidC, translating into MNNQRNLFLAVVLCGLLLFGWEAGMKWFYPAPAVPAKEKVETSAAPAPGDEPAKIKRTREGGLTDPAAEALEQRDLATVLKSPQRVRIAAPEIAGSIDLVGARIDDLTLTTHRQTVEKNSGPVRLFSPSGTPAQHFAQFGWIGTGVKVPDGNTVWQATGGPLAPGKPVMLTWDNGQGQRFGIEFTIDDKYLITAKQTVANLAPGAVVVRPYAVINRTSATASLDQWTIHSGPVGYFGTGVDFGTDYDDIAEAGRITPEGKAGWIGFTDIYWLSALVPQSNAEVDADFRGLGKDLFRADVIYDPLTVTTGRQIARTTQLFAGAKESAVLSSYAENGITGFDNAIDWGWFGIIEKPILWLLRTLYGLVGNFGLAIILLTLIVRGAMFPIAQKQFASMAAMRAVQPKMKAIQERYKDDKPRQQQEIMALYKTEGVNPLAGCLPILLQIPIFFGLYKVLMLAIDMRHKPFALWIRDLSAPDPAHILNLFGLLPFTPPSFLAIGVLAVLLGITMWATFRLNPQAMDPIQQQMFSIMPWVLMFVMAPFAAGLLIYWITSNILTLAQQKYLYSKHPQLRAQADKDKTNRERAAARDAKAKG